A genomic stretch from Puntigrus tetrazona isolate hp1 chromosome 6, ASM1883169v1, whole genome shotgun sequence includes:
- the lnp1 gene encoding leukemia NUP98 fusion partner 1 isoform X3 has product MDNDEDDDGNFTKWMSSYWGHGVGEEHAKERKRSFRRPSRNKADRRASLPCMSQLQAMQANHLHANSMAPVPVHLKGREEKEAHAHPRARRVSSDENSRTKVGGPECHISTIPELTECLEKRLRFNNQKVISMGDADSVCLICHEELQNGRGGLQELHCGHHFHKECIEKWLWQKQSCPTCRVHVTMPEPLYWSSARVQFP; this is encoded by the exons ATGGACAATGACGAGGACGATGATGGGAACTTCACCAAGTGGATGAGCAGTTACTGGGGACACGGGGTAGGGGAGGAGCACGCCAAAGAAAGGAAGAGGAGTTTTAGGAGGCCCTCGCGCAACAAAGCTGACCGCCGTGCCTCTTTGCCCTGCATG TCTCAGCTGCAAGCCATGCAGGCGAATCATCTCCACGCTAACAGCATGGCCCCTGTCCCGGTCCACCTAAAGGGCCGTGAGGAGAAGGAAGCGCACGCTCATCCTCGTGCCCGCCGGGTGTCTTCAGATGAAAACAGCCGAACCAAAGTCGGGGGACCTGAATGTCACATCAGCACCATTCCAGAGCTCACAGAATGCTTAGAGAAGAGGCTGCGTTTCAATAACCAGAAGGTGATATCAATG GGGGATGCGGATAGCGTGTGTCTTATTTGCCATGAAGAACTACAGAATGGAAGGGGTGGCCTCCAAGAACTTCACTGTGGCCATCATTTTCATAAAGAG tgcattgaGAAATGGCTTTGGCAGAAACAGTCATGTCCCACTTGTCGAGTTCATGTGACCATGCCTGAGCCCCTCTACTGGTCCTCCGCTCGTGTCCAGTTTCCCTGA
- the lnp1 gene encoding leukemia NUP98 fusion partner 1 isoform X1, with the protein MDNDEDDDGNFTKWMSSYWGHGVGEEHAKERKRSFRRPSRNKADRRASLPCMSQLQAMQANHLHANSMAPVPVHLKGREEKEAHAHPRARRVSSDENSRTKVGGPECHISTIPELTECLEKRLRFNNQKVISMGDADSVCLICHEELQNGRGGLQELHCGHHFHKEKAKWPEHGARPRSGSSAPACERGKEIPFCPGQEEYRLPRRQLSLRRQR; encoded by the exons ATGGACAATGACGAGGACGATGATGGGAACTTCACCAAGTGGATGAGCAGTTACTGGGGACACGGGGTAGGGGAGGAGCACGCCAAAGAAAGGAAGAGGAGTTTTAGGAGGCCCTCGCGCAACAAAGCTGACCGCCGTGCCTCTTTGCCCTGCATG TCTCAGCTGCAAGCCATGCAGGCGAATCATCTCCACGCTAACAGCATGGCCCCTGTCCCGGTCCACCTAAAGGGCCGTGAGGAGAAGGAAGCGCACGCTCATCCTCGTGCCCGCCGGGTGTCTTCAGATGAAAACAGCCGAACCAAAGTCGGGGGACCTGAATGTCACATCAGCACCATTCCAGAGCTCACAGAATGCTTAGAGAAGAGGCTGCGTTTCAATAACCAGAAGGTGATATCAATG GGGGATGCGGATAGCGTGTGTCTTATTTGCCATGAAGAACTACAGAATGGAAGGGGTGGCCTCCAAGAACTTCACTGTGGCCATCATTTTCATAAAGAG AAGGCAAAATGGCCAGAACACGGCGCACGTCCACGTAGCGGGAGTTCTGCACCTGCTTGTGAGCGTGGAAAGGAGATACCGTTCTGCCCTGGACAGGAGGAATATCGCTTACCCCGTCGCCAACTCTCTTTACGTAGACAACGTTGa
- the lnp1 gene encoding leukemia NUP98 fusion partner 1 isoform X2, translated as MDNDEDDDGNFTKWMSSYWGHGVGEEHAKERKRSFRRPSRNKADRRASLPCMSQLQAMQANHLHANSMAPVPVHLKGREEKEAHAHPRARRVSSDENSRTKVGGPECHISTIPELTECLEKRLRFNNQKVISMGDADSVCLICHEELQNGRGGLQELHCGHHFHKEAKWPEHGARPRSGSSAPACERGKEIPFCPGQEEYRLPRRQLSLRRQR; from the exons ATGGACAATGACGAGGACGATGATGGGAACTTCACCAAGTGGATGAGCAGTTACTGGGGACACGGGGTAGGGGAGGAGCACGCCAAAGAAAGGAAGAGGAGTTTTAGGAGGCCCTCGCGCAACAAAGCTGACCGCCGTGCCTCTTTGCCCTGCATG TCTCAGCTGCAAGCCATGCAGGCGAATCATCTCCACGCTAACAGCATGGCCCCTGTCCCGGTCCACCTAAAGGGCCGTGAGGAGAAGGAAGCGCACGCTCATCCTCGTGCCCGCCGGGTGTCTTCAGATGAAAACAGCCGAACCAAAGTCGGGGGACCTGAATGTCACATCAGCACCATTCCAGAGCTCACAGAATGCTTAGAGAAGAGGCTGCGTTTCAATAACCAGAAGGTGATATCAATG GGGGATGCGGATAGCGTGTGTCTTATTTGCCATGAAGAACTACAGAATGGAAGGGGTGGCCTCCAAGAACTTCACTGTGGCCATCATTTTCATAAAGAG GCAAAATGGCCAGAACACGGCGCACGTCCACGTAGCGGGAGTTCTGCACCTGCTTGTGAGCGTGGAAAGGAGATACCGTTCTGCCCTGGACAGGAGGAATATCGCTTACCCCGTCGCCAACTCTCTTTACGTAGACAACGTTGa
- the tmem45a gene encoding transmembrane protein 45A, with amino-acid sequence MGSFKGHALPGSFFLITGLWWAAKQTFLYATRRNKSAGAGRLATRATQRRIEIIEGAVILSFSIIGMLAEQLLAGGPKFQLYDSSTQHWEQLMNWQHTTMYLFFAIAGAISLTVHSTDIAPLALDRMLLGLAFFNEGFLFLYHLHGRDMLDVHVHTLLLYAIFAQAFICLLEVFHRGNILLELLRATLTILQGSWFWQIGFVLYPPSQVKWDQTDHDNSVFVTLCYCWHLAFALLTVAVIYWSVLCAVRSRLRRIPPMEMGLLKPREKEVESEDEIL; translated from the exons ATGGGGAGTTTTAAAGGCCACGCATTGCCTGGAAGTTTCTTCCTGATCACCGGCCTGTGGTGGGCCGCAAAGCAGACGTTTTTGTATGCCACCCGCAGGAATAAAAGTGCTGGTGCGGGGAGACTCGCAACTCGAGCTACCCAACGGCGCATAGAAATCATAGAGGGAGctgtcattttatcattttctaTTATCG GTATGTTAGCAGAGCAGCTTTTAGCAGGTGGGCCCAAGTTTCAGCTGTATGATTCCTCCACTCAGCACTGGGAACAGCTGATGAACTGGCAACACACCACCATGTACCTGTTCTTTGCCATCGCAGGGGCCATATCTCTCACGGTCCACAGCACAGACATCGCCCCGCTGGCCTTAGACCGGATGCTGCTGGGGCTGGCTTTCTTTAATGAGG GATTTCTGTTTCTTTACCATCTCCATGGTAGAGATATGCTTGATGTCCATGTGCACACCCTTCTCCTCTATGCCATCTTTGCACAAGCTTTCATCTGCCTTCTGGAGGTTTTCCACAGAGGGAATATTTTACTAGAACTGCTCCGAGCCACTCTTACCATACTGCAGGGCAGCTGGTTCTGgcag ATTGGCTTTGTGTTGTACCCACCCAGTCAAGTGAAATGGGATCAGACAGACCATGACAACTCGGTCTTTGTCACATTATGCTACTGCTGGCACCTAGCATTTGCATTGCTCACTGTAGCTGTAATTTACTGGTCTGTACTCTG TGCTGTCCGTTCCAGACTAAGGAGGATACCACCCATGGAGATGGGACTTTTGAAACCAAGGGAGAAAGAAGTAGAGTCTGAAGATGAGATTTTATGA
- the sft2d2a gene encoding SFT2 domain containing 2a: MDKLRAVLSGRDGNSDNRNILQAANEASTLGWGTRVKGFLVCMVIGVVFTILGVCCLFIPKIGVILFIVFYTFGNICSLVSTMFLMGPVKQLKRMCDKTRAFATVVMLTCLVLTLCAAFWWKIFALTLLFVILQVFAFAWYSLSYIPFARDAILKFFSMLCTMCVK; this comes from the exons ATGGACAAACTCCGAGCGGTTCTGAGTGGTCGTGATGGAAACAGTGACAACAGAAATATCTTACAG GCGGCGAACGAGGCGTCCACGCTTGGATGGGGAACGCGTGTGAAAGGTTTCCTCGTCTGTATGGTCATCGGAGTGGTGTTCACTATCCTG ggaGTATGTTGCCTGTTTATTCCTAAAATAGGGGTGATTCTCTTCATTGTGTTTTACACATTTGGCAACATATGTTCATTAGTAAG CACCATGTTTCTGATGGGTCCAGTGAAACAGCTGAAGCGGATGTGTGACAAAACCAGAGCCTTCGCTACTGTTGTTATGCTA ACATGTCTGGTTCTCACACTCTGTGCAGCATTTTGG TGGAAGATCTTTGCACTCACTTTGCTGTTTGTCATTCTGCAAGTGTTTGCATTTGCCTG gTATAGCTTGTCATACATTCCTTTCGCAAG AGATGCCATCCTGAAGTTTTTCTCCATGCTGTGCACCATGTGTGTGAAATGA
- the chd1l gene encoding chromodomain-helicase-DNA-binding protein 1-like isoform X4: protein MSTFLRAVKNNMPEKEKSELVESDLKKWGLQAIHLRSYQVDGVRWLSQCMKNQQGCILGDEMGLGKTCQTISLLAYARGCLKMNGPFLVLCPLSVLQNWREELERFCPSLCVVCYTGNKERRAELQNELCRSDRHFHVLLTTYEMCLKDASYLKSWKWKILVVDEAHRLKNQESLLHQTLKEFTVGFRVLLTGTPIQNNLQEVYSLLTFIQPSLFLPEAIEDFVSAYADVQTDPALADELHQVLQPFLLRRVKEEVAADLPKKTELVVFHGMSALQKKYYKAILMRDHDAFRTDQNTKTRLLNILMQLRKCVNHPYMFHGVEPEPFEMGEHLVEASGKLSLLDTMLAYLQEGGHRVLLFSQMTRMLDILQDYLEYRGYSYERLDGSVRGEERNLAIKNFSTKDVFIFLLSTKAGGVGMNLTSADTVIFVDSDFNPQNDLQAAARAHRIGQTRPVKIIRLLGRDTVEEIIYSRATSKLRLTDTVIEEGRFSLLDQAQSAASGLQLSEILKFGVDKLLSSEESSIQDVDLRLILGQSRGGRWLTDEKHVKLNKSEEEEDEDLEGQNHMYYFEGKDYSKDPSAEDEETFELLLEKQLADLEDAGKEGRALRNKAGVSLSGPLIDPGRKKRPLTESELEQRRQKRQETAAKRAKLQEERKKQQEELNYKKKMAWWKSCGYKSLCLSQVDSEGEDIEPDEDDDDVSWSSTDSDRTAIRYVLGDVTHPQADREDAIIVHCVDDSGRWGRGGLFNALDLRSDEPKKQYELAGNMEGDKPFLFAETDLELGNVLLFPIDDKQSRFSGRDYLALIVAQQRDKANNLSGIRLTALDEGLKKIYRDAKQKKASVHLPRIGYSTKGFNWYGTERLIRKHLATKSISTFMYPTCEE from the exons atgtcaacatttctACGAGCAGTCAAAAATAACATGCCAGAAAAGGAAAAATCGGAATTAGTGGAGAGTGACCTGAAAAAATGGGGATTACAAG CAATTCATCTGAGGTCTTATCAGGTGGATGGAGTGAGGTGGCTGTCACAGTGTATGAAGAACCAGCAGGGCTGCATCCTTGGTGATGAGATGGGTCTGGGCAAGACCTGCCAG ACCATTTCTTTGCTGGCATATGCTCGGGGATGCCTTAAGATGAACGGACCGTTCCTTGTGCTTTGTCCCTTATCTGTTCTGCAGAACTGGAGAGAGGAGTTAGAGCG CTTCTGTCCCAGTCTGTGTGTGGTCTGTTACACTGGGAATAAAGAAAGAAGGGCAGAGCTTCAGAACGAGCTCTGTCGGAGTGACCGGCACTTCCATGTCCTTCTCACCACCTATGAG atGTGCCTCAAAGATGCCAGCTACCTTAAAAG TTGGAAATGGAAGATTTTAGTTGTCGATGAAGCTCACCGGCTAAAGAACCAGGAATCACTGCTGCACCAAACCCTCAAAGAG TTTACAGTGGGTTTCCGAGTGCTGTTGACAGGCACCCCTATTCAGAATAACTTGCAAGAAGTCTATTCCCTCCTCACCTTCATCCAGCCCAGTCTGTTTCTGCCTGAAGCCATTGAGGACTTTGTTAGTGCCTACGCAGATGTACAGACAGACCCTGCTCTTG CCGATGAGCTTCATCAAGTGCTCCAGCCCTTTTTGTTGCGCAGGGTTAAAGAAGAGGTGGCCGCCGACCTGCCCAAGAAGACAGAACTTGTGGTTTTTCATGGGATGTCCGCCCTTCAGAAGAAATACTATAAAGCCATTCTGATGAGAGACCATG atGCCTTTAGGACTGATCAAAACACTAAGACCCGGCTTCTGAACATTTTAATGCAGCTCAGGAAATGCGTGAACCATCCATATATGTTTCATG GTGTGGAACCAGAACCGTTTGAGATGGGGGAGCATTTAGTTGAGGCCAGTGGAAAGCTCTCTCTTCTGGACACCATGCTGGCTTATCTTCAGGAGGG GGGCCATCGTGTTCTTCTGTTTTCTCAAATGACCAGGATGCTGGATATTCTGCAAGATTACTTGGAATACAGAG GTTACAGTTATGAGCGTCTGGATGGTTCAGTCCGGGGAGAGGAACGCAACCTAGCCATTAAAAACTTCAGCACcaaagatgtttttatattcCTCCTTAGTACCAAAGCTG gaGGGGTTGGCATGAACCTAACATCAGCAGATACTGTAATATTTGTGGATAGTGATTTCAACCCACAAAATGACCTACAAGCAGCAGCCAGAGCCCATAGAATTGGCCAAACAAG GCCTGTTAAAATCATTCGGCTTCTCGGTAGAGATACTGTGGAAGAGATCATCTATTCCCGTGCCACGTCTAAACTACGTCTCACAGATACAGTGATTGAGGAGGGACGTTTTTCTCTGCTGGACCAGGCTCAATCTGCAGCTTCTGGCCTTCAG TTGAGTGAGATCCTAAAGTTTGGTGTGGATAAGCTGTTGTCGTCAGAGGAGAGCTCTATTCAAGACGTAGACCTCAGGCTGATCCTGGGGCAGTCTCGAGGTGGCCGATGGCTCACAGATGAAAAGCATGTCAAGCTTAATAAGAGTGAAGAAGAGGAAGACGAGGACTTGGAGGGTCAAA ACCACATGTACTACTTCGAGGGTAAGGATTACTCTAAAGACCCCAGTGCAGAGGATGAGGAGACCTTTGAACTGTTACTTGAAAAGCAGTTAGCTGATCTAGAGGATGCTGGGAAGGAGGGACGTGCACTTCGTAATAAAGCTGGG GTGTCCCTGTCTGGGCCTTTGATTGACCCCGGGAGGAAGAAGAGACCTCTTACAGAATCAGAGTTAGAACAGAGACGTCAGAAGAGACAAGAAACTGCTGCAAAGAGGGCGAAGCTAcaggaggaaagaaaaaaacaacaggaagAACTAAATTACaagaagaa GATGGCATGGTGGAAATCATGTGGCTACAAATCGCTGTGCTTGTCGCAAGTTGACAGTGAGGGTGAGGATATAGAGcctgatgaggatgatgatgatgtcagcTGGAGCTCCACTGATTCGGATCGCACAGCCATTCGCTATGTGCTGGGTGATGTAACTCACCCTCAGGCTGATCGAGAGGATGCAATCATTGTGCACTGTGTGG ACGATTCTGGACGCTGGGGCCGAGGTGGATTGTTTAATGCACTGgacctcagatcagacgagCCAAAGAAGCAGTACGAGTTGGCAGGCAACATGGAAGGTGACAAACCTTTCCTGTTTGCTGAGACAG ACTTAGAACTGGggaatgttttgctttttcctATCGATGACAAACAGTCGAGGTTCAGTGGAAGAGACTAT CTGGCACTTATAGTTGCTCAGCAGAGGGATAAAGCCAACAATTTGTCAGGCATTCGGCTCACTGCCTTGGATGAGGGCCTCAAGAAGATCTACAGAGATGCCAAACAAAAGAAGG CAAGTGTCCATCTGCCTCGGATTGGTTACTCCACTAAAGGCTTCAATTGGTATGGTACGGAGAGACTCATTCGCAAGCATTTGGCCACCAAAAGCATCTCCACATTTATGTATCCTACCTGTGAAGAATGA